The genomic window GAGATGGTTATGCCGGGAGATAATTGCAAGATGGAGGTTACGTTGATCTCACCGATAGCGATGGAGGAGAAGTTGCGCTTTGCTATCCGTGAGGGTGGCCGGACGGTTGGTGCGGGCATCGTATCTAAAATCCTGGAGTAGATTGAAAGAAAGCGGGAAAAACGAGTACTGTAATGCAAAGTCAGAACATACGCATCCGCCTTAAGGCTTATGATCATCGTATCTTGGATACGTCCATCCGTGAGATTGTCAACACGGCTCGGCGTACCGGTGCGCAAATACGTGGGCCAATTCCTTTGCCGACGCGGATCGAGAAGTTTACGGTTTTGCGTTCCCCTCATATTGATAAAAAGAGTAGAGAGCAGTTTGAAATTAGGACCCACAAACGGCTACTGGATATTGTAGACCCAACGCCGCAAACTGTTGATGCGTTGATGAAGCTTGATCTGGCGGCTGGTGTGGATGTTGAGATTAAACTGTAGGGTGGTGTTATGCGTTGTGGTGTGATCGCACAAAAATTGGGTATGAGCCGTGTATTTACCGATGATGGCAGGCATATTCCGGTGACGGTGCTTCGTCTTGAGGGGTGTCATGTGGTAGCTCA from Parvularculales bacterium includes these protein-coding regions:
- the tuf gene encoding elongation factor Tu (EF-Tu; promotes GTP-dependent binding of aminoacyl-tRNA to the A-site of ribosomes during protein biosynthesis; when the tRNA anticodon matches the mRNA codon, GTP hydrolysis results; the inactive EF-Tu-GDP leaves the ribosome and release of GDP is promoted by elongation factor Ts; many prokaryotes have two copies of the gene encoding EF-Tu) is translated as EMVMPGDNCKMEVTLISPIAMEEKLRFAIREGGRTVGAGIVSKILE
- the rpsJ gene encoding 30S ribosomal protein S10, producing MQSQNIRIRLKAYDHRILDTSIREIVNTARRTGAQIRGPIPLPTRIEKFTVLRSPHIDKKSREQFEIRTHKRLLDIVDPTPQTVDALMKLDLAAGVDVEIKL